From a single Nocardioides sp. dk884 genomic region:
- a CDS encoding TetR/AcrR family transcriptional regulator, producing MGTRETTRTRLLDATDELVFAAGDTQAPVDRILQRAGVSPATLYRAYGSRDALVAAALQRRHREWLEVWDTAIERATDGRGRLLAIFDALEEFRARASGARWCAFLGTAAAYADPPPVLAEALRMETESLRRRLRHLAEPVAGEHADALAEALEVAYSGDLARRLRPGDSATPGAARAVAALLVDHPERLEA from the coding sequence ATGGGCACCCGCGAGACCACCCGGACCCGGCTCCTCGACGCGACCGACGAGCTGGTCTTCGCGGCCGGCGACACGCAGGCGCCGGTCGACCGGATCCTCCAGCGGGCGGGGGTGTCGCCGGCGACGCTGTATCGCGCCTACGGGAGCCGGGACGCGCTGGTCGCCGCGGCACTCCAGCGTCGCCACCGCGAGTGGCTGGAGGTGTGGGACACAGCGATCGAGCGAGCGACGGACGGCCGGGGCCGGCTGCTGGCGATCTTCGACGCCCTGGAGGAGTTCCGCGCCCGGGCGAGCGGAGCGCGGTGGTGCGCCTTCCTCGGGACCGCAGCCGCGTACGCCGACCCGCCGCCGGTCCTCGCCGAGGCGCTGCGCATGGAGACCGAGTCGCTGCGCCGCCGGCTGCGCCACCTCGCCGAACCGGTCGCGGGCGAGCACGCGGACGCGCTCGCGGAGGCCCTCGAAGTGGCGTACTCCGGGGACCTCGCGAGGCGGCTCCGACCGGGCGATTCCGCGACCCCGGGCGCCGCCCGGGCGGTCGCGGCTCTGCTCGTCGACCACCCGGAGCGGCTCGAGGCCTGA
- a CDS encoding FtsX-like permease family protein, translating to MWPLARSGARAHVPSLVAPFLVLALAAVLVSGTGVLVESGLRSPGEAEFLVALALSFAGTALLLVVFVVSATVSLALQQRQRDFALLRAVGATRSQVRGLVAREVGLVAVIATPIGAVAGLLGVRALTPQLRDAGMVEPGFAMSLSPLPVLAAVLFLLPVSYLAARVATRGTLRASPTAAVTQSVVEPTGIGRTRRTAAVVVAALGLASALSPAIVPGALGSATAAVSAFLLIGAAALAGPALVEWLVQRTGVRHGGAATQLALTNSRGFARRLTTVVVPLALALGVGTVQATLDDTLAAAGARELEDGLHADLIVTGTDLDADRLAAIAAVPGVEVTTPLASVPVQVRTDDEGEWLGSLAWEPTQMRTLPAGDVEETFDPQVSDGTLADLEREDTIAISRDARLETGKGMGERIALRWDGGDLTWATVVAVYDRGLGFGGYLVGQGTPAAHGLDVAPDTVLLRTSDPAARAAVADLGLSVTDEEQYVAAAGAASDEARDLSTLLLLLLLVFVAVAAANALVLATAGRRAELLLLWRTGATRRQLVTMAGVEALLIGLVAWLVGTATVVPAVIGASVGLLGLAVPPLALTTYAALSAAVLLIPLLTVVPVVARIALARQEPALA from the coding sequence ATGTGGCCCCTCGCCCGCTCCGGCGCCCGCGCGCACGTCCCCAGCCTGGTCGCGCCGTTCCTGGTCCTCGCCCTCGCGGCGGTCCTGGTCTCGGGCACCGGCGTCCTCGTCGAGTCCGGCCTGCGCTCCCCCGGCGAGGCCGAGTTCCTGGTCGCGCTCGCGCTCTCCTTCGCCGGCACCGCGCTGCTCCTCGTGGTCTTCGTGGTCTCCGCGACCGTCTCCCTCGCGCTGCAGCAGCGTCAGCGGGACTTCGCACTGCTGCGTGCGGTCGGTGCCACGCGCAGCCAGGTCCGCGGCCTGGTCGCTCGCGAGGTCGGCCTGGTGGCGGTGATCGCCACGCCGATCGGCGCGGTCGCCGGGCTCCTCGGCGTACGCGCCCTGACCCCGCAGCTGCGCGACGCCGGCATGGTCGAGCCCGGCTTCGCGATGTCCCTCTCGCCGCTGCCGGTGCTCGCCGCCGTGCTGTTCCTGCTGCCGGTGAGCTACCTCGCCGCTCGGGTCGCGACCCGAGGCACCCTGCGCGCCTCGCCCACCGCCGCCGTCACCCAGAGCGTGGTCGAGCCCACCGGCATCGGGCGCACCCGGCGTACCGCCGCCGTGGTCGTGGCCGCGCTGGGCCTCGCGTCGGCGCTCAGCCCGGCGATCGTGCCCGGGGCCCTCGGCAGCGCCACCGCCGCCGTCTCCGCCTTCCTGCTCATCGGCGCGGCGGCGCTCGCGGGACCGGCGCTGGTCGAGTGGCTGGTGCAGCGCACCGGGGTCCGGCACGGCGGCGCAGCCACCCAGCTCGCGCTCACCAACTCCCGCGGCTTCGCGCGGCGGCTCACGACGGTCGTCGTACCCCTCGCGCTCGCGCTCGGGGTCGGCACCGTGCAGGCCACGCTCGACGACACCCTTGCGGCCGCCGGGGCTCGCGAGCTGGAGGACGGGCTGCACGCCGACCTGATCGTCACCGGCACCGACCTCGACGCGGATCGGCTCGCCGCCATCGCCGCCGTCCCCGGCGTCGAGGTGACCACGCCGCTCGCCTCCGTGCCCGTCCAGGTGCGCACCGACGACGAGGGCGAGTGGCTCGGCTCGCTCGCCTGGGAGCCGACCCAGATGCGGACCCTGCCCGCCGGCGACGTCGAGGAGACCTTCGACCCGCAGGTGAGCGACGGGACCCTGGCCGACCTGGAACGCGAGGACACCATCGCGATCAGCCGCGACGCCCGACTCGAGACCGGCAAGGGGATGGGCGAGCGGATCGCGTTGCGCTGGGACGGCGGCGACCTGACCTGGGCCACCGTCGTGGCGGTCTACGACCGCGGCCTGGGCTTCGGCGGCTACCTCGTCGGTCAGGGCACGCCGGCCGCCCACGGCCTCGACGTCGCCCCCGACACCGTCCTGCTGCGCACCAGCGACCCCGCCGCGCGCGCCGCGGTCGCCGACCTGGGCCTCAGCGTCACCGACGAGGAGCAGTACGTCGCCGCCGCGGGCGCCGCGAGCGACGAGGCGCGCGACCTCTCCACCCTGCTCCTGCTCCTGCTGCTGGTGTTCGTCGCCGTGGCGGCCGCCAACGCGCTGGTCCTGGCGACGGCCGGGCGCCGCGCGGAGCTGCTGCTGCTCTGGCGCACCGGCGCCACCCGGCGCCAGCTGGTGACGATGGCCGGCGTCGAGGCCCTGCTCATCGGGTTGGTCGCGTGGCTGGTCGGCACCGCGACCGTCGTCCCGGCCGTCATCGGTGCCAGCGTGGGGCTGCTCGGACTCGCCGTGCCGCCGCTCGCCCTCACGACGTACGCCGCGCTGAGCGCCGCGGTGCTGCTCATCCCGCTGCTGACGGTCGTGCCGGTGGTGGCCCGCATCGCGCTCGCCCGGCAGGAGCCCGCGCTCGCCTGA